The following are encoded together in the Robertmurraya sp. FSL R5-0851 genome:
- a CDS encoding RNA-binding S4 domain-containing protein: protein MRLDKFLKVSRLIKRRTLAKEVSDQGRITINGQQAKASSTVKVGDELAVRFGQKIVTVKIEKLQETSRKEEAADMYSLVKEEKVEEAVE from the coding sequence ATGAGATTAGATAAATTTTTAAAAGTCTCACGTCTTATTAAAAGAAGAACACTTGCGAAAGAGGTTAGTGATCAAGGGAGAATTACAATTAATGGTCAACAAGCAAAAGCGAGCTCAACCGTAAAAGTGGGAGATGAGCTGGCTGTCCGATTTGGTCAAAAGATCGTAACGGTAAAAATTGAAAAGCTTCAAGAAACTTCTCGAAAAGAGGAAGCAGCAGATATGTATAGCCTTGTTAAGGAAGAGAAGGTTGAAGAAGCCGTTGAGTAG
- a CDS encoding 50S ribosomal protein L25/general stress protein Ctc: MTTQLHAQEREDFRQSTLSIMRHEGQVPAVVYGANVDSKALYINASDFLKTIREVGRNGVISLDLDGETYDVILSDYQMDPIKKEILHADFLAVDMSKEIQVNVRVTLVGEAAGVKDGGVLQQPLHEVSITATPADIPQVIEVDVSGLQVGETMSIADIQERTSYHINNEDEETIVSILPPRQEEEISTGEEQEPGIPENLEGRETEAVE; the protein is encoded by the coding sequence TTGACTACGCAATTACATGCACAGGAACGTGAGGATTTCCGTCAATCCACTTTGTCAATTATGCGTCACGAAGGGCAAGTGCCAGCAGTTGTATATGGCGCTAATGTAGATAGTAAAGCATTATATATAAATGCTAGCGATTTCCTAAAAACGATTCGAGAAGTGGGGAGAAATGGTGTGATTTCTCTTGATCTTGATGGAGAAACATACGATGTCATTTTATCGGATTATCAAATGGATCCAATAAAAAAGGAAATACTACACGCTGATTTTCTAGCTGTGGATATGTCAAAAGAAATACAAGTAAATGTTCGTGTTACACTTGTAGGTGAGGCAGCAGGTGTGAAAGATGGTGGAGTTCTCCAACAGCCATTACATGAGGTAAGCATTACTGCCACACCAGCGGACATTCCTCAAGTAATTGAAGTAGATGTTAGCGGTCTACAAGTTGGTGAGACCATGTCTATTGCTGATATCCAAGAACGTACGTCCTACCATATTAACAATGAAGATGAAGAGACGATCGTGTCTATTCTCCCTCCTAGACAAGAAGAGGAAATTAGTACTGGTGAGGAACAAGAACCAGGAATTCCTGAAAATCTAGAAGGAAGAGAGACAGAGGCTGTCGAATAA
- a CDS encoding ribose-phosphate diphosphokinase has protein sequence MSNQYLDPNLKVFTLNSNPALAAEIAKVIGVELGKCSVTRFSDGEIQINIEESIRGCDVFIIQSTSSPVNEHLMELLIMIDALKRASAKSIGIVMPYYGYARQDRKARAREPITAKLAANLLETAGATRVITLDLHAPQIQGFFDIPIDHLMGVPILSQYFSKKDLSGDIVVVSPDHGGVTRARKMAERLKAPIAIIDKRRPRPNVAEVMNIVGNIEGKTAILIDDIIDTAGTITLAANALVENGAAEVYACCTHAVLSGPAIERIENSKIKELVVTNSIALSEEKKASKKIKELSVAELLGEAIIRVHEEQSVSILFD, from the coding sequence TAAAGGTGTTTACACTCAATTCCAATCCTGCGCTAGCAGCAGAAATTGCAAAGGTCATTGGTGTAGAGCTAGGAAAATGTTCGGTTACTCGTTTTAGCGATGGAGAAATTCAAATCAATATTGAGGAAAGTATCCGTGGTTGTGATGTGTTTATTATCCAATCGACTAGCTCACCAGTTAATGAGCATTTAATGGAGCTATTGATTATGATTGATGCGCTTAAAAGAGCATCTGCAAAATCAATTGGTATCGTAATGCCTTATTACGGGTATGCACGTCAAGACCGTAAAGCGAGAGCTCGTGAGCCAATTACAGCTAAACTAGCAGCTAATTTGCTTGAAACAGCAGGAGCTACTCGTGTGATTACACTGGATCTGCATGCACCACAAATTCAAGGTTTCTTTGATATTCCGATTGATCACCTTATGGGTGTTCCAATACTATCTCAGTACTTTAGCAAGAAGGATCTAAGTGGTGACATCGTTGTTGTTTCACCTGACCATGGTGGGGTAACGAGAGCTCGTAAAATGGCAGAAAGACTTAAGGCACCAATTGCAATTATTGATAAGCGTCGACCTAGACCAAATGTTGCTGAGGTTATGAATATTGTTGGTAACATCGAAGGAAAGACTGCTATATTAATCGATGATATTATTGATACAGCAGGAACCATTACTCTTGCTGCAAATGCACTTGTCGAAAATGGTGCGGCTGAAGTGTACGCATGCTGTACACATGCCGTACTATCTGGTCCTGCGATTGAAAGAATTGAAAACTCAAAAATTAAAGAGCTTGTTGTAACAAACTCGATTGCGTTATCGGAAGAGAAGAAAGCGTCTAAGAAGATTAAGGAACTATCCGTTGCTGAGCTTTTAGGAGAGGCTATTATCCGTGTTCACGAAGAACAATCAGTAAGTATCCTGTTTGATTAA
- the mazG gene encoding nucleoside triphosphate pyrophosphohydrolase gives MNKIQIVGLGAGDMDQLPLGIYKRLKQNKSVFLRTKEHPVVDELVREEDFQFTSYDHIYEAKDTFDEVYESICDDLIAKANEGSLIYAVPGHPLVAERTVQILLERASELQVEIEVIGGQSFLDPLFQAVKIDPIEGFQLLDGTNLKRDDIHMSQHLIIGQVYDTFIASEVKLTLMEKYPFDHDVVIVTAAGTSKEITKKVPLYELDREVTLNNLTSVYVPPVQKDELSYKEFSKLRNIIAELRGPNGCPWDKKQTHQSLKKYLIEESYELIEAIDEEDIDHMIEELGDVLLQVMLHAQIGEDEGYFSIDEVIEGISAKMVRRHPHVFGDVTAETADDVLKNWQAIKVEEKGEQKVSILDGVGTHLPNLIRAYELQKKAAKVGFDWENVLQAWEKVKEELIEFEEELAKETHTDDLQKELGDILFALVNIARFLQIQPEEALFQTNQKFLRRFAFIEAKVHASGKTFDEFTLEELDQFWNEAKKEEQ, from the coding sequence TTGAATAAAATCCAGATCGTTGGTCTTGGTGCAGGTGATATGGATCAGCTGCCCCTTGGCATATATAAACGATTAAAACAAAATAAGAGCGTATTTCTTCGAACGAAAGAGCATCCAGTAGTGGATGAGTTAGTTAGAGAAGAAGATTTTCAGTTTACTTCTTATGATCATATATACGAAGCAAAAGATACATTTGATGAGGTATATGAATCTATATGTGATGATCTTATAGCAAAAGCCAATGAGGGGTCACTTATATATGCTGTTCCCGGACATCCCCTGGTTGCTGAACGTACGGTTCAAATTCTGTTAGAAAGAGCGAGTGAGCTACAAGTAGAGATTGAGGTTATAGGAGGTCAAAGCTTTTTAGATCCCTTGTTTCAAGCAGTAAAAATCGATCCGATTGAGGGATTCCAATTATTAGATGGAACAAATCTGAAACGTGATGATATTCATATGAGTCAGCATCTGATTATTGGGCAGGTATATGACACTTTTATTGCCTCAGAAGTGAAATTAACACTAATGGAAAAATACCCTTTTGACCATGATGTGGTCATCGTAACAGCAGCTGGTACATCTAAAGAAATAACCAAAAAGGTACCACTGTATGAGCTTGACCGGGAAGTGACATTAAATAATTTAACCTCCGTATATGTACCACCTGTTCAAAAAGATGAGTTATCTTATAAAGAGTTTTCTAAGTTAAGAAACATTATTGCTGAACTTCGTGGACCAAATGGCTGTCCTTGGGACAAAAAGCAAACACACCAATCCTTAAAAAAGTACCTGATCGAAGAGTCGTATGAGTTAATTGAGGCAATAGATGAAGAGGATATTGACCACATGATTGAAGAGCTTGGAGACGTACTGCTTCAAGTCATGTTACATGCGCAAATTGGAGAGGACGAAGGATATTTCTCGATTGATGAAGTGATTGAAGGAATATCCGCTAAGATGGTTAGAAGGCATCCTCATGTGTTTGGTGATGTTACCGCCGAAACCGCTGATGATGTGTTGAAAAATTGGCAAGCGATTAAAGTGGAAGAAAAAGGGGAACAAAAAGTTTCTATTCTTGATGGTGTAGGTACACATTTACCTAACTTAATACGTGCATATGAATTGCAAAAAAAAGCGGCAAAAGTTGGATTTGATTGGGAAAATGTATTGCAAGCATGGGAAAAGGTAAAAGAGGAACTAATAGAGTTTGAGGAAGAACTTGCTAAGGAGACGCATACAGATGACTTACAGAAGGAATTGGGAGATATCTTATTCGCTCTGGTCAATATTGCTCGGTTCTTACAAATCCAGCCTGAAGAGGCATTATTCCAAACCAATCAAAAATTCTTGCGGCGCTTTGCCTTTATTGAGGCTAAGGTACATGCTAGTGGGAAAACGTTCGATGAATTTACGTTAGAAGAGCTGGATCAATTTTGGAATGAAGCAAAAAAAGAAGAACAATGA
- the spoVT gene encoding stage V sporulation protein T: protein MKATGIVRRIDDLGRVVIPKEIRRTLRIREGDPLEIFVDRDGEVILKKYSPISELSDFAKEYAEALYDSLGNPILICDRDAYIAVAGSSKKDYLNKNISDLVEKTMEDRTSVIITQQGEVALIDGIEETISSYTVGPIIANGDPIGAVIIFSKESTIGEVERKAVETAAGFLARQMES from the coding sequence ATGAAAGCAACTGGTATTGTTCGTCGAATCGATGATTTGGGTCGTGTCGTCATTCCTAAGGAAATCCGCAGAACTCTTCGAATTCGTGAGGGAGACCCGTTAGAAATTTTCGTTGACCGCGATGGAGAGGTGATTCTAAAGAAGTATTCTCCAATCAGCGAGTTAAGTGACTTTGCGAAAGAATATGCAGAGGCTCTATACGATAGCCTAGGAAATCCAATCTTAATTTGCGACAGAGATGCTTACATAGCTGTTGCGGGTAGCTCAAAGAAGGACTATTTAAATAAGAATATTAGTGATCTTGTTGAAAAAACAATGGAAGACAGAACGTCGGTCATTATTACACAACAGGGTGAAGTCGCATTAATCGATGGAATTGAAGAAACGATTTCTTCATACACCGTCGGTCCAATTATCGCAAACGGTGATCCTATCGGCGCTGTTATCATCTTCTCGAAAGAATCCACGATCGGTGAAGTAGAGCGTAAAGCTGTAGAAACAGCGGCTGGATTCTTGGCAAGACAAATGGAATCATAA
- a CDS encoding anti-sigma-F factor Fin, with translation MAIHYHCRHCGHTMGTIEQNTLETERLGLHKLNGEERLDMVSYDTEGNMHIKSICEDCQESLERNPDFHGQDYLIQ, from the coding sequence ATGGCCATTCATTACCATTGCCGACACTGCGGACATACAATGGGTACAATTGAGCAAAACACTTTAGAGACTGAAAGACTAGGGCTTCACAAACTGAATGGTGAAGAGCGACTCGATATGGTAAGTTATGATACAGAGGGAAATATGCATATTAAATCGATTTGTGAAGATTGTCAGGAGTCGCTAGAAAGAAATCCGGACTTTCATGGACAAGACTATCTTATTCAGTAA
- the pth gene encoding aminoacyl-tRNA hydrolase: MKLFIGLGNPGKQFDQTRHNVGFEVIDHLSSEWNIKLDQSKFKGTYGVGYVNGEKVFLLKPLTYMNLSGESIRPLMDYFNISIEDIVVIYDDLDLPVGKLRLREKGSAGGHNGIKSSIAHLGTQEFKRIRVGVGRPTNGMSISDYVLSRFTKEEQETINLIVKKSGEACLDWLKDPFLQVMNRYNQ; encoded by the coding sequence ATGAAACTATTTATCGGTTTAGGCAACCCTGGAAAACAGTTTGATCAAACAAGACATAATGTAGGATTTGAAGTCATTGACCATTTATCTAGTGAATGGAATATTAAGCTTGATCAATCGAAATTTAAAGGGACCTATGGAGTTGGTTATGTAAATGGGGAAAAGGTTTTTCTATTAAAGCCATTAACTTATATGAATTTGTCTGGAGAGTCTATCCGTCCGTTAATGGATTACTTTAATATTTCTATTGAAGATATCGTTGTAATATATGATGACCTTGATTTGCCAGTAGGGAAGCTCCGATTAAGAGAGAAAGGCAGTGCTGGTGGTCATAATGGTATAAAGTCCTCCATTGCTCATCTAGGAACACAAGAGTTTAAACGTATACGTGTGGGAGTTGGAAGGCCAACAAATGGGATGAGTATTAGTGACTATGTCCTTAGTAGATTTACGAAGGAAGAACAAGAAACCATTAACCTCATCGTGAAAAAAAGTGGGGAAGCATGCCTGGACTGGCTAAAGGACCCTTTCTTGCAAGTAATGAACCGTTATAATCAATAA
- a CDS encoding putative polysaccharide biosynthesis protein, translating to MKPLKESHTILKGTLLLTVSALIIKVLSAFYRIPFQNLVGDVGFYIYQQAYPFYGMALVLCTYGFPVIISKLYIEKMSVKDVRGAKKLIVISSFLLSLIGVILFVALFYGAPYIASFMQDPQIALLLKAISFIFLLLPVLSILRGVFQGSGDMKPTAISQVSEQFIRVSTILVVAFALRNDDLYKVGAGAMFGSIVGGLVAVCVLLFFYKKRQKYLPVFFEKTSIPSWSEAKGIIKILCIQGFAISVSSMLLLFIQLADSLNLYSLLLKIMTNGHTAKEIKGIYDRGVPLIQLGTVVATSMSLSLVPLISSEKVKNNMRVLHDRIRLSLLISIMVGLGASIGLLSIIEPTNIFLFQNSEGSSILAMQSTIILLSSLIITLCAVLQGLGQIVFPAITIGLGCLLKYFLNMYFVPLFGAYGAVFASVLSLVIMSFLLFIVLLTRVKGEIMKGKELVKVAVAAFIMFLILKGYHWLMDYFLNEPSRVEAGFEAMVGVLIGGLSYLIIIVRLHTFKESELSLLPLGSKLIQLLPKKNRS from the coding sequence GTGAAACCCCTTAAAGAGTCACATACCATACTAAAGGGAACTTTACTTCTTACCGTTTCTGCACTTATTATCAAAGTGCTAAGTGCATTTTATCGCATTCCCTTTCAAAACCTAGTTGGGGATGTTGGATTTTATATTTATCAACAAGCCTATCCCTTCTACGGAATGGCTTTGGTGTTATGTACATACGGTTTTCCTGTTATTATCTCTAAACTTTATATCGAAAAAATGAGCGTAAAAGATGTTCGAGGAGCAAAGAAGCTAATTGTAATCTCCTCATTTCTTTTATCATTGATTGGAGTCATCCTATTTGTAGCTTTATTTTACGGTGCTCCTTATATAGCCTCTTTTATGCAGGATCCACAAATTGCACTTCTTTTAAAGGCAATTTCTTTTATCTTTCTTTTACTCCCGGTTTTATCTATTTTGAGAGGGGTTTTCCAGGGAAGTGGTGATATGAAGCCAACGGCAATATCACAAGTCAGTGAACAGTTTATTCGAGTCAGCACCATTTTAGTGGTTGCCTTCGCCCTAAGGAACGATGATCTCTATAAAGTGGGAGCAGGAGCCATGTTCGGATCTATTGTCGGAGGGCTAGTAGCCGTGTGCGTATTGCTTTTCTTTTATAAAAAAAGACAAAAGTATCTCCCGGTGTTTTTCGAAAAAACCTCCATTCCATCGTGGTCTGAAGCCAAGGGAATAATAAAAATACTTTGCATCCAAGGATTTGCTATTAGTGTAAGTAGTATGCTTCTCTTATTTATTCAACTTGCTGATTCCCTAAACCTGTATTCGTTATTATTAAAAATAATGACAAACGGACATACAGCAAAGGAGATTAAGGGGATATATGATCGAGGAGTTCCTCTCATTCAACTCGGGACAGTAGTAGCTACATCGATGTCTTTATCTCTTGTACCACTCATCTCTAGTGAAAAAGTGAAAAACAATATGAGAGTCCTACATGATCGAATTCGTTTGTCCTTGCTTATTAGTATAATGGTTGGATTGGGAGCAAGTATTGGACTTCTATCCATTATCGAACCGACCAATATTTTTCTGTTTCAAAATAGTGAAGGGTCATCCATTCTTGCTATGCAAAGCACCATCATCCTTTTAAGTTCACTTATTATCACTTTATGTGCCGTACTTCAAGGACTGGGACAAATCGTATTTCCTGCGATAACAATTGGTCTTGGATGTTTGTTAAAATACTTTCTTAATATGTATTTCGTGCCACTTTTTGGAGCGTATGGTGCGGTCTTTGCTTCTGTCTTATCGCTTGTTATCATGAGTTTCCTTTTGTTTATTGTTCTACTAACAAGGGTAAAGGGAGAGATTATGAAAGGAAAAGAGTTGGTAAAGGTTGCAGTAGCCGCTTTCATCATGTTTTTAATATTAAAAGGGTACCACTGGCTTATGGATTATTTCCTAAATGAACCAAGTCGAGTCGAGGCTGGTTTTGAGGCAATGGTTGGGGTCCTTATAGGTGGACTGAGCTACCTAATCATTATAGTAAGATTACATACTTTTAAAGAGAGTGAATTAAGTTTATTGCCTCTTGGAAGCAAACTAATACAATTACTTCCGAAAAAAAATAGGAGTTGA
- the mfd gene encoding transcription-repair coupling factor → MLAIKQLFSELDDTKSVLSGIEEGITEQLIAGLSGSARTVFLASVYERMKKPMLIVTHNLLQAQKLYDDLIQLVEVDEVFLYPANELIAAEMSIASPELKAQRIEALNYLSSNAGGIIIAPIAGVRKYLPPLELWKSKQYTISLGQDIELGELSLQLVKMGYARSEMVAAPGEFSVRGGILDIYPLTEADPIRVEFFDTEVDSIRTFSLEDQRSKDKLSTVFIGPATESPLDDSHFPIIAQRLEEHLARSLKKLKDDKVKTLLSQNIGYEIEQLKNGQRPEQLFKYLSFAYEKSNSLLDYLPKNGLIFVDEISRVQEMSDSLDKEEAEWYTSLLGEGKIVHDIPVSHHLNGMLQKSKKSIVYMSLFLRHVPNTNPQNIINVTCKQMQNFHGQMNVLKGEIERWKKGKYSVIFLGEDREKSKKLERVLEDYEIEAVVANQKQDILKGKVQIMQGGLQTGFELPIQKIVVITEEELFNKRSKKTTRRQKLSNAERIKSYSELKVGDYVVHVNHGIGKYLGIETLVINGVHKDYLHIRYQGTDKLYVPVEQIDLVQKYVGSEGKEPKIYKLGGNDWKRVKTKVQSSVQDIADDLIKLYAEREASVGYAFSPDGDMQREFESVFPYQETEDQLRSIQEIKKDMERERPMDRLLCGDVGYGKTEVAIRAAFKAIADGKQVALLVPTTILAQQHFETMRERFQDYPINIGLLSRFRSRKQQNETINGLKAGTVDVVVGTHRILSKDITYRDLGLLIIDEEQRFGVTHKEKIKQLKTNVDVLTLTATPIPRTLHMSMLGVRDLSVIETPPENRFPVQTYVMEYNGGLVKEAIERELARGGQVYFLYNRVEDIERKAEEIRALVPDARVTYAHGKMTENELESVMLGFLEGESDVLVSTTIIETGVDIPNVNTLIVFDADRMGLSQLYQLRGRVGRSNRVAYAYFTYRKDKVLTEVAEKRLQAIKEFTELGSGFKIAMRDLSIRGAGNLLGAEQHGFIDSVGFDLYSQMLKEAIEERKVGIDKEVVIKPVEIDVEVDAYIPDTYIRDGNQKIEMYKRFRGLLTLEDVQELQEEMIDRFGEFPDEVAYLFQLSELKVYARMAGVETIKQSKNEINILVSEEDSSQIDGQKIFEVSSQFGRMVGLGMEGSKLKMVLHIKGVGLDQWLDAAFKMMKGLHNARKDLGSIVS, encoded by the coding sequence ATGTTAGCAATTAAGCAACTTTTCAGTGAACTAGATGATACAAAATCCGTCCTTTCTGGAATAGAAGAGGGTATTACTGAACAGCTCATAGCAGGGCTATCTGGTTCTGCAAGAACCGTATTTTTGGCTTCTGTGTATGAGCGTATGAAAAAACCAATGCTCATCGTTACTCATAATCTGTTACAAGCTCAAAAGCTATACGATGATTTAATTCAGTTGGTTGAGGTAGATGAGGTCTTCCTTTACCCAGCTAATGAACTTATAGCAGCTGAGATGAGTATTGCTAGTCCAGAATTAAAAGCCCAGAGAATTGAGGCTTTGAATTATTTAAGCAGCAATGCAGGTGGAATTATTATTGCTCCTATTGCTGGAGTTAGAAAATATCTTCCGCCGCTCGAGCTTTGGAAATCCAAACAATATACGATATCGCTTGGGCAGGATATTGAGCTAGGTGAGCTCAGTCTTCAGCTTGTGAAAATGGGGTATGCAAGGTCTGAAATGGTAGCAGCACCTGGTGAGTTTAGTGTGCGTGGGGGAATTTTAGATATTTATCCCCTTACTGAAGCGGACCCGATTCGGGTAGAGTTTTTTGATACAGAAGTAGATTCTATCCGCACGTTTTCGTTGGAAGACCAACGATCAAAGGATAAATTGTCTACGGTTTTTATAGGACCAGCAACGGAATCTCCACTAGATGATTCCCATTTTCCAATAATCGCTCAAAGGCTTGAAGAGCATCTAGCCAGAAGTTTGAAAAAATTGAAGGATGATAAAGTAAAAACTTTACTGTCTCAAAACATTGGCTATGAAATCGAACAACTAAAGAATGGTCAAAGACCAGAGCAGTTATTTAAGTACTTATCATTCGCCTATGAGAAGTCAAACAGTCTATTAGACTATTTGCCGAAAAACGGTCTTATTTTTGTTGATGAAATTAGTAGAGTTCAGGAAATGAGCGATTCTTTGGATAAAGAGGAGGCAGAATGGTATACAAGCCTTCTAGGGGAAGGAAAGATTGTCCATGATATTCCTGTGTCTCACCATCTGAATGGAATGCTACAAAAGTCTAAAAAATCAATTGTATATATGTCACTTTTTCTAAGACACGTTCCTAATACAAATCCTCAAAATATTATTAATGTCACTTGTAAGCAAATGCAGAATTTCCATGGGCAGATGAATGTGTTAAAAGGGGAAATTGAGCGTTGGAAAAAAGGGAAGTACTCTGTCATTTTTTTAGGAGAAGATCGTGAGAAAAGTAAGAAGCTAGAAAGAGTGTTAGAAGACTATGAAATTGAAGCGGTTGTTGCGAATCAAAAGCAGGATATTTTAAAAGGGAAAGTCCAAATTATGCAAGGTGGACTTCAAACCGGCTTCGAGTTACCCATACAGAAAATTGTTGTAATAACAGAAGAAGAGCTTTTTAATAAGCGTTCGAAAAAAACAACTAGAAGACAAAAGTTATCGAATGCAGAGAGAATTAAGAGCTACTCAGAATTAAAAGTGGGCGACTATGTTGTTCACGTGAATCATGGGATAGGGAAGTATCTTGGTATAGAAACCCTTGTGATAAACGGAGTGCATAAGGATTATTTACACATTCGCTATCAAGGAACCGATAAGTTATATGTTCCTGTGGAGCAAATTGATTTGGTTCAAAAATATGTGGGTTCTGAAGGAAAGGAACCGAAAATATATAAGTTGGGTGGAAATGACTGGAAACGGGTAAAAACGAAGGTTCAGTCATCTGTTCAAGATATTGCTGACGATCTTATTAAGCTTTATGCAGAAAGAGAAGCTTCGGTCGGTTATGCCTTCAGTCCTGATGGAGATATGCAGAGAGAGTTTGAATCAGTATTTCCATATCAAGAGACAGAGGATCAATTGCGTTCTATCCAGGAAATTAAAAAAGATATGGAAAGAGAGCGCCCGATGGATCGACTCCTTTGTGGGGATGTGGGTTACGGAAAAACAGAGGTTGCCATTCGTGCTGCATTTAAAGCAATAGCAGATGGGAAGCAGGTTGCTTTGCTCGTGCCAACTACAATCTTAGCTCAACAGCATTTTGAGACCATGAGGGAGCGGTTTCAGGATTATCCAATCAATATTGGTTTATTAAGTCGTTTTAGGAGCAGAAAGCAACAGAACGAAACCATTAATGGTCTAAAGGCAGGTACGGTAGATGTGGTGGTAGGAACTCATCGAATTCTTTCAAAAGATATTACGTATCGCGATTTAGGACTATTGATTATTGATGAAGAACAGCGTTTTGGGGTTACACATAAGGAAAAGATTAAGCAGTTAAAAACAAATGTGGATGTGCTCACATTAACGGCTACTCCAATACCGAGAACTCTTCATATGTCGATGCTCGGAGTAAGAGATCTATCAGTCATTGAGACTCCCCCAGAGAACCGTTTCCCGGTTCAAACCTATGTTATGGAGTATAACGGCGGACTAGTAAAAGAAGCGATTGAAAGGGAATTAGCTCGTGGAGGGCAAGTCTATTTCCTTTACAATCGTGTGGAAGATATTGAAAGAAAAGCAGAAGAAATCAGAGCGCTTGTTCCGGATGCACGTGTAACGTACGCACATGGGAAAATGACGGAGAATGAGCTTGAATCGGTTATGCTAGGGTTTTTAGAGGGAGAGTCGGATGTGCTTGTAAGTACGACGATTATTGAAACAGGAGTAGATATTCCTAATGTAAATACCTTGATTGTATTTGATGCTGACCGTATGGGACTGTCTCAGTTGTATCAGCTAAGAGGACGTGTTGGACGATCTAACCGGGTGGCATATGCGTACTTTACCTATAGAAAAGATAAGGTATTAACGGAAGTTGCAGAAAAGAGACTTCAGGCCATTAAAGAATTTACGGAGCTTGGGTCCGGATTTAAAATAGCCATGCGAGACTTATCCATTCGTGGAGCTGGAAATCTATTAGGTGCCGAGCAGCATGGATTTATTGATTCTGTCGGATTTGACCTCTATTCTCAAATGCTTAAGGAAGCCATAGAGGAAAGAAAAGTAGGTATCGATAAAGAGGTTGTTATAAAGCCTGTGGAGATTGATGTGGAAGTAGATGCCTATATACCAGACACATATATTCGTGATGGTAATCAGAAAATAGAAATGTATAAACGATTCCGTGGACTATTAACTCTTGAAGATGTACAAGAGCTTCAAGAGGAGATGATCGATCGATTCGGTGAATTCCCGGATGAAGTGGCATACCTGTTCCAATTATCTGAATTAAAGGTCTATGCGAGAATGGCTGGTGTAGAGACCATTAAGCAAAGTAAAAATGAAATCAATATCCTTGTCTCAGAAGAGGATAGTTCTCAAATAGATGGTCAAAAAATATTTGAGGTAAGTAGTCAATTTGGCCGTATGGTTGGACTTGGAATGGAAGGTAGTAAATTAAAGATGGTCCTTCATATTAAGGGAGTTGGGCTAGATCAGTGGCTAGACGCTGCTTTCAAGATGATGAAAGGTCTTCATAATGCAAGGAAGGATCTAGGAAGTATAGTCTCTTAA
- the yabP gene encoding sporulation protein YabP: MSQYYDTNTSKGTTLPDHDVIMRGRRLLDITGVKQVESFDNEEFLLETVMGFLAIKGQNLQMKNLDVDKGIVSIKGKVFDLVYLDDQHGEKAKGFFSKLFR; this comes from the coding sequence ATGAGCCAATATTATGACACAAATACTTCAAAGGGAACTACGTTACCAGATCATGATGTCATCATGAGGGGGCGTAGACTTTTAGACATCACAGGTGTGAAACAAGTTGAAAGTTTTGATAATGAAGAGTTTCTGCTTGAAACCGTAATGGGCTTTCTTGCCATTAAGGGTCAGAATCTGCAGATGAAAAACCTAGATGTTGATAAAGGAATTGTATCCATTAAGGGAAAAGTTTTTGATCTTGTGTACTTAGATGATCAGCATGGGGAGAAGGCTAAAGGTTTCTTTAGCAAGTTATTCCGATGA